A single region of the Neisseriaceae bacterium genome encodes:
- a CDS encoding UDP-2,3-diacylglucosamine diphosphatase, translating into MSGTLLISDLHLSHNTKSFNCTIREKLPRWSVEYDALYLLGDIFDAWLGDDIIENYAIEIIDAFQSFSKQKPLYFMHGNRDFLIGNHFLELSGATLLPDPYLAKIYGQYYILSHGDLLCTDDVQYQKFRAKTRSIEWQNNILTKPKWYRKILTKIIRSFSSFKGKQAQQKIISDVTMLGIQELKKHFSEYPEIDIIHGHTHKPKIHIHSFHLDHNSYTFNRYVLPDWRPNMCGGIIINQNNRVSYINFQ; encoded by the coding sequence ATGTCCGGAACATTATTAATTTCTGATTTACATTTATCCCACAACACAAAAAGTTTCAACTGTACTATACGAGAAAAACTTCCTAGATGGTCAGTCGAATATGATGCTCTTTATCTATTGGGAGATATTTTTGATGCCTGGTTAGGTGACGATATTATCGAAAATTATGCCATAGAGATAATTGATGCCTTTCAATCTTTTTCTAAACAAAAACCTTTATATTTCATGCATGGGAATAGGGATTTCTTGATTGGGAATCATTTTTTGGAACTATCTGGCGCCACTTTATTACCAGATCCCTATTTAGCCAAGATATATGGCCAATATTACATCCTATCCCATGGAGATTTACTCTGTACTGATGATGTTCAATACCAAAAATTTCGTGCCAAAACGCGTTCAATAGAGTGGCAAAATAATATATTAACTAAACCCAAATGGTATCGAAAAATTCTAACTAAAATCATTCGGAGTTTTTCCTCTTTTAAAGGAAAGCAGGCTCAACAAAAAATAATCAGTGATGTTACAATGCTAGGCATCCAAGAATTAAAAAAGCATTTCTCAGAATATCCCGAAATTGACATTATTCATGGACACACTCATAAACCTAAAATCCATATTCATTCATTCCATCTAGATCATAATTCATATACATTTAACCGATATGTTTTACCAGATTGGAGACCCAACATGTGTGGCGGGATCATCATCAATCAGAATAATAGAGTTAGCTATATAAACTTCCAATAA